In one Oryzias latipes chromosome 13, ASM223467v1 genomic region, the following are encoded:
- the arrb1 gene encoding beta-arrestin-1: MGDKGTRVFKKASPNGKLTVYLGKRDFVDHVDFVDPVDGVILIDPEYLKERKVFVTLTCAFRYGREDLDVLGLTFRKDLFLANIQAFPPLPEEKKSLTRLQERLIKKLGEHAYPFIFEIPLNLPCSVTLQPGPEDTGKACGVDFEVKAFCAENAEEKIHKRNSVRLVIRKVQYAPEKPGPQPTAETTRQFLMSDKPLHLEASLDKEIYYHGEPISVNVHVTNNTNKTVKRMKISVRQHADICLFNTAQYKCPVAVEESDDVVAPSSTFCKVFTLTPFLANNQEKRGLALDGKLKHEDTNLASSTLLRDGANKEILGILVSYKVKVKLVVSRGGILGDLAASDVSVELPFTLMHPKPLEESIYKDAPDEAPIDTNLIQFDTNDDDIIFEDFARQRLTEAKDDEDEEPVDSPKLEDR; this comes from the exons GGTCTTCAAGAAAGCCAGTCCCAATGGAAAG ctcaCTGTTTATCTGGGGAAGAGAGACTTTGTGGACCATGTGGACTTCGTAGATCCTGTCG ACGGTGTCATTCTCATCGACCCGGAGTACCTGAAGGAGAGGAAAG TCTTTGTCACCCTGACCTGTGCCTTCCGTTACGGTCGGGAGGACTTGGACGTCCTGGGTCTGACGTTTCGGAAAGACCTTTTTTTGGCAAACATTCAAGCATTTCCTCCACTTCCTGAGGAAAAGAAGAGTCTGACGCGTCTTCAGGAACGCCTGATCAAAAAACTGGGAGAACATGCGTACCCGTTTATCTTTGAG ATTCCTCTGAACCTGCCGTGCTCCGTGACCCTGCAGCCGGGACCTGAGGACACCGGGAAG GCCTGCGGGGTGGACTTCGAGGTGAAGGCTTTCTGTGCAGAGAATGCTGAGGAAAAGATCCACAAGAg GAATTCGGTGCGTCTGGTGATCAGGAAGGTCCAGTACGCTCCGGAGAAACCCGGGCCTCAGCCCACGGCGGAGACCACGCGGCAGTTTTTGATGTCAGACAAGCCGCTGCACTTGGAGGCCTCCCTGGATAAGGAG atTTACTATCATGGGGAACCCATCAGTGTCAATGTGCATGTGACCAACAACACCAACAAGACGGTTAAGAGGATGAAGATCTCAG TGCGACAGCATGCAGACATCTGCCTGTTCAACACAGCGCAGTACAAATGTCCAGTGGCCGTCGAAgagtcaga TGACGTGGTTGCTCCCAGCTCCACCTTCTGCAAAGTCTTCACGCTCACGCCGTTCCTGGCCAACAACCAGGAGAAGCGTGGCCTTGCATTGGATGGGAAGCTAAAGCACGAGGACACGAACCTGGCGTCCAGCACCCT TCTGAGAGACGGAGCCAACAAAGAGATCCTGGGCATCCTCGTGTCCTACAAGGTCAAAGTGAAGCTGGTGGTGTCGCGCGGCGG GATCCTTGGAGATCTGGCTGCCAG CGACGTATCTGTGGAGCTGCCCTTCACCCTGATGCACCCGAAGCCGTTAGAGGAGTCCATCTACAAAGACG CTCCAGATGAGGCTCCGATCGACACAAACCTGATCCAGTTTGACACAAA